One segment of Gasterosteus aculeatus chromosome 3, fGasAcu3.hap1.1, whole genome shotgun sequence DNA contains the following:
- the prkci gene encoding protein kinase C iota type has protein sequence MMPTLRDSTMSHPGENSHQVRVKAYYKGDIMITHFEPSISYEGLYGEVKDMCSMDNDQLFTMKWIDEEGDPCTVSSQLEFEEALRLYELNKDSELIIHVFPCIPEKPGMPCPGEDKSIYRRGARRWRKLYYACGHAFQAKRFNRRAHCAICTDRIWGLGRQGYKCINCKLLVHKKCHKLVTVECGRQMIQEPIMPGGSSSQLDQGEQPGPQNKDSRESLTYDGEEKEARSSRDTGKSPSSLGLADFDLLRVIGRGSYAKVLLVQLKKTERIYAMKVVKKELVNDDEDIDWVQTEKHVFEQASNHPFLVGLHSCFQTESRLFFVIEYVNGGDLMFHMQRQRKLPEEHARFYSAEISLALNYLHERGIIYRDLKLDNVLLDSEGHIKLTDYGMCKEGLRPGDTTSTFCGTPNYIAPEILRGEDYGFSVDWWALGVLMFEMMAGRSPFDIVGSSDNPDQNTEDYLFQVILEKQIRIPRSLSVKAASVLKGFLNKDPKERLGCHPQTGFADIMGHPFFRNVDWDLLEQKQVVPPFKPNISGEFGLDNFDAQFTNEPIQLTPDDDDVVKKIDQSEFEGFEYINPLLMSAEECV, from the exons GGACATCATGATCACTCATTTTGAGCCGTCCATCTCGTACGAGGGTCTGTACGGGGAGGTGAAGGACATGTGCTCCATGGACAACGACCAACTCTTCACCATGAAGTGGATCGACGAGGAAG GTGACCCGTGCACCGTGTCGTCTCAGCTGGAGTTCGAAGAAGCCCTGCGTCTCTACGAACTCAACAAGGACTCTGAGCTCATTATCCACG tgttTCCATGTATACCAGAGAAACCTGGCATGCCGTGTCCTGGAGAGGACA AGTCTATATATCGGCGTGGAGCGAGGCGCTGGAGGAAGCTCTACTATGCCTGTGGGCATGCCTTCCAGGCCAAGCGCTTCAACAGG CGAGCCCACTGCGCCATCTGCACAGATCGTATCTGGGGTCTAGGACGACAAGGCTACAAATGCATCAACTGCAAACTGCTGGTGCACAAGAAGTGTCATAAACTGGTCACAGTGGAGTGTGGCAGGCAGATGATCCAG GAACCAATCATGCCCGGCGGGTCATCGAGTCAATTAGACCAAGGCGAACAGCCAG GGCCACAGAATAAAGACTCCAGAGAAAGCTTGACTTACGACGGTGAAGAGAAAGAG GCACGCAGCAGTAGAGACACGGGGAAATCGCCCTCCAGCCTGGGCCTGGCAGACTTCGATCTGCTCAGGGTGATCGGCCGGGGCAGCTACGCCAAGGTGCTGTTGGTGCAGCTGAAGAAGACCGAGCGCATCTACGCCATGAAGGTCGTGAAGAAGGAGCTTGTCAATGACGACGAG GACATCGACTGGGTCCAAACGGAGAAGCACGTTTTTGAGCAGGCCTCCAATCACCCCTTCCTGGTCGGCCTCCATTCCTGTTTCCAGACGGAAAGCCG ACTGTTCTTTGTTATTGAATATGTGAACGGTGGAGATCTAATGTTCCACATGCAGAGACAAAGGAAACTCCCAGAAGAACACGCAAG ATTCTACTCTGCGGAGATCAGTCTGGCTCTCAACTACCTCCACGAGCGGGGAATCATCTACAGAGATCTAAAGCTGGACAACGTGCTGCTGGACTCTGAAGGACACATCAAACTGACGGACTATGGCATGTGCAAG GAGGGCTTGAGACCTGGCGATACGACGAGCACGTTCTGTGGTACACCTAATTACATCGCACCCGAAATACTTAGAGGAGAGGATTATG gGTTCAGCGTGGACTGGTGGGCTCTGGGTGTGCTGATGTTTGAGATGATGGCGGGCCGGTCGCCCTTCGATATCGTCGGGAGCTCTGACAACCCGGACCAGAACACAGAAGACTACCTCTTccaag TGATATTGGAGAAACAGATCAGAATCCCCCGCTCGTTGTCCGTCAAAGCCGCCAGCGTCCTCAAGGGCTTCCTCAACAAG GATCCCAAGGAGCGTCTAGGCTGCCACCCTCAGACGGGCTTTGCCGACATCATGGGCCATCCGTTCTTCCGAAACGTCGATTGGGACCTC CTGGAGCAGAAACAGGTGGTCCCTCCTTTCAAGCCCAATATCTCTGGGGAATTCGGATTGGACAACTTTGACGCCCAGTTCACCAACGAGCCCATCCAGCTAACCCCTGATGATGA CGATGTGGTCAAGAAGATTGACCAGTCTGAGTTTGAAGGATTTGAGTATATCAACCCACTCCTGATGTCGgcggaggagtgtgtgtga